Proteins co-encoded in one Neofelis nebulosa isolate mNeoNeb1 chromosome 2, mNeoNeb1.pri, whole genome shotgun sequence genomic window:
- the DDOST gene encoding dolichyl-diphosphooligosaccharide--protein glycosyltransferase 48 kDa subunit, whose protein sequence is MEPGAAARAWSLLWLLLPLLGPVCASGPRTLVLLDNLNLRETHSLFFRSLKDRAFELTFKTADDPSLSLIKYGEFLYDNLIIFSPSVEDFGGNINVETISTFIDGGGSVLVAASSDIGDPLRELGSECGIEFDEEKTAVIDHHNYDISDLGQHTLIVADPENLLKAPTIVGRSSLNPILFRGVGMVADPDNPLVLDILTGSSTSYSFFPDKPITQYPHAVGKNTLLIAGLQARNNARVVFSGSLDFFSDAFFNSAVQKAAPGSQRYSQTGNYELAVALSRWVFKEEGVLRVGPVSHHRVGETAPPNAYTVTDLVEYSIVIEQLSNGRWVPFDGDDIQLEFVRIDPFVRTFLKKKGGKYSVQFKLPDVYGVFQFKVDYNRLGYTHLHSSTQVSVRPLQHTQYERFIPSAYPYYASAFSMMLGLFIFSTVFLHMKEKEKSD, encoded by the exons ATGGAGCCCGGAGCCGCGGCCCGCGCTTGGTCTctcctgtggctgctgctgcCCTTGCTTGGCCCGGTCTGCGCTAGCGGTCCCCGCACCTTAGTGCTGCTGGACAACCTCAACCTGCGGGAGACGCACTCGCTTTTCTTTCGAAGCCTGAAGG ACAGGGCTTTTGAACTCACATTCAAGACCGCAGATGACCCCAGCCTGTCCCTCATTAAGTACGGGGAGTTCCTCTATGACAATCTCATCATCTTCTCCCCTTCGGTGGAAG ATTTCGGAGGCAACATCAACGTGGAGACCATCAGTACCTTTATTGACGGTGGAGGCAGTGTCCTGGTAGCTGCCAGCTCAGACATTG GTGACCCTCTTCGAGAGCTGGGCAGTGAGTGTGGGATCGAGTTCGACGAGGAGAAAACAGCCGTCATTGACCATCACAACTACGACATCTCAGACCTTGGTCAG CACACGCTCATTGTGGCCGACCCTGAGAACCTGCTGAAGGCCCCAACCATTGTTGGGAGATCATCTCTGAACCCCATCCTCTTTCGAGGTGTTGG GATGGTGGCCGATCCTGACAATCCTTTGGTATTGGACATCCTGACGGGCTCCTCCACGTCTTACTCCTTCTTCCCGGATAAACCTATCACCCAG TACCCCCACGCGGTGGGGAAGAACACCCTGCTCATTGCTGGGCTCCAGGCCAGGAACAATGCCCGGGTCGTCTTCAGCGGCTCCCTGGACTTCTTCAGCGATGCCTTCTTCAACTCGGCGGTGCAGAAGGCTGCGCCCGGCTCCCAGAG GTATTCCCAGACAGGCAACTACGAGCTAGCTGTGGCCCTCTCCCGCTGGGTGTTCAAGGAGGAGGGTGTCCTCCGTGTGGGGCCCGTGTCCCACCATCGGGTGGGTGAGACCGCCCCACCCAACGCCTACACCGTCACCGACCTAGTG GAGTACAGCATCGTGATTGAGCAGCTCTCAAATGGCAGATGGGTCCCCTTTGATGGTGATGACATCCAGCTAGAGTTTGTCCGCATCGATCCTTTCGTGAGGACCTTCTTGAAGAAGAAAG GTGGCAAATACAGCGTCCAGTTCAAGTTGCCCGATGTGTATGGAGTGTTCCAGTTTAAAGTGGATTACAACCGGCTAGGCTACACGCACTTGCACTCTTCCACTCAG GTGTCGGTGCGGCCGCTCCAACACACGCAGTACGAGCGCTTCATCCCCTCGGCCTACCCGTACTACGCCAGCGCCTTCTCCATGATGCTGGGGCTCTTTATCTTCAGCACGGTCTTCTTGCacatgaaggagaaggagaagtcCGACTGA